From the genome of Hymenobacter gelipurpurascens:
GCCGGCATTGGAGAGGATGTAGAAGTGGTCCTCAAAGTGCTCAATTTCATAGAGGTGGTCGTCTTCGCGGGGCGAAAACACCTGGGGCTCCTCCGTAGGCCTGTCCGCGTCCAGAAACCGAGTTTCCAACGACATGGTGCTGCTCATCTGCAACACAATGTATTGGCGCGACTTGGTGCGGCCTACGCCGCTGTAGAAGGTGTTGTCCTGCTCCTCGTACACCAGCACGTCCTGGGCCGGATCGGTGCCGAGCGTGTGGCGGTACACCTGAAACGGGAGGAGCGTTTCCACATCCTTTTTGGTGTAGAACACCGTCTGGTTGTCGGCAGCCCAAACGGCCTCGCCGCTGGTGTTTTCTATTGCTTCGGGGTAGAGCTGGCCGGTTTGCAGGTTGCGGAAGCGCAGCGTGTAGAGGCGGCGGCTCACGGTATCGGTGCTGTAGGCCAGTAGCCGGTTGTCGTCGCTGACCTCAAAGTCACCGATATCGAAGTACGACTCGTCCTTGCCCATCTCGTTGGCGTTGAGCAGCACTTCTTCGGGGGCGCTCAGGCTGCCTTGCTTACGGCAATAAATCGGGTACTCACCGCCTTCCTCGTAGCGCGTGTAATAGTAGTAGCCGTTGTCGCGGTACGGCACCGACTCGTCCTGCTCCTTGATGCGACCCTTTATCTCCTGAAACAGCTTTTCCTGCAAGCCTTTGGCCTGGGCCATCTGTTCCTCAAAGTAGGCATTTTCAGCGTTGAGGTAATCGAGTACTTCCTGGTTTTCAGGCTCATTGAGCCAGTAGTAATTATCGGTGCGCGTACCGAATGGCGAGGTAAGCGCTTTGGGCTTGATGGCCGCTACAGGAGGTTGAGACATGATGTATAACAAGTGTGGACTGGCCTAGAAGCTTCAAAAGGCTAAGCAAGCCCGAATGGTTTTAAAGCCGTCATCCTGAGCATTCCGCGCATGAAGCGACGGAAAACTCAGGATGACGATGATTGTACTACGGAGTGGCCTAGAGAGCCGCTAGGCTTTGCTCCAGCGCCGTAATTTTCGACTCAGCATCAGCCAGCTTCTGCCGCTCACGCTCTACGAGGTCGGCTTTGGCATTGGCCACGAACTTCTCGTTGGCCAGCTTCTTCAGCACGGAGTCGCGGAAACCTTGGGCGTATTCCAGCTCCTTAGAGAGACGCTCCTTCTCGGCGCCCAGGTCGATCTGACCTTCCAGCGGCACGAAGAACTCCGCACCACCCGAGACGAAGCCGACGGAGGCAGCCGGAGCCGCTTCCACCACACTGATTTCCGTGAGGGAAGCCAGCTTGCGGATGATGGCGTCGTTGGCCAATAGCAACTCCGCGTCGTCGGTTTTGGCGGCCAGCGTCAGGGGTTTGTTGGGACCTAGGCCTTTCTGGTTGCGGATGTTCCGTACGCCGGCCACAATATCCAGCGCCTTTTCCATGCGAGCCAGCAGCTCGGGGGCACCAGCTACGGGCTGCTGCTTAGGCCAGGCGGCCACGCACACGTAGTCCTTGGGGCCGCGCTCCGCCAGCTCATGCCAGATTTCCTCCGTGATGAAGGGCATGAACGGGTGCAGCAGCTTCAGGAGCGTTTCCAGGAAGCCGGTGGTAAGGCGCAGTGTTTCGGGGTCGATGGGAGCCTGATACGCGGGCTTGATCATCTCCAGATACACCGAGCAGAAGTCGTCCCACACCAGCTTGTACACCGTCATCAGGGCGTCGCTCATCCGGAACTTCTCGAAGTGCTCATCCATCTCAGCCAGCGAGGCTTGCAGCTTGGCCGAGAACCACTCCACCGCTTTTTCATTGGCGAAGGGCAGCGCGGCATCTACTTCCCAGCCCTGCGTGAGACGGAAGGCATTCCAGAGCTTATTGCAGAAGTTACGGCCCTGCTCCACCAACTTTTCATCATACAGCAAGTCGTTGCCAGCCGGTGCCGAGAACAGCATACCCGTCCGGACGCCATCGGCCCCGAACTGCTTGATGAGGTCCAGCGGGTCGGGCGAGTTGCCGAGCTGCTTGCTCATCTTGCGGCCCTGGGCATCGCGCACAATGCCGGTGAGGTACACGTTGCGGAACGGAATCTCCTTTCGGAACTCCAGGCCGGCCATAATCATGCGCGCCACCCAGAAGAACAGGATATCCGGACCCGTTACCAAGTCGTTGGTAGGATAGAAATAGTTGATGTCGGCGTTATCGGGGTCCTTAAACCCATCGAACACTGAAATCGGCCACAGCCACGACGAGAACCACGTATCTAGTACGTCCTCATCCTGGCGTAGATCAGAGAGCTGCAGCTCGGCATTGCCGCTCTGCTCGCGGGCCCGCTCCAGCGCCTCAGCGGGCGTGAGGGCCACCACGTAAGTGCCATCAGGCAGGTAGTAGGCCGGAATCTGCTGGCCCCACCAGAGCTGCCGCGAGATGCACCAGTCGTGCACGTTCTCCATCCACACGCGGTAGGTGTTCTTGAACTTGGCCGGGTGCAGCTTGATGGTATCGTTTTCTACTACTTCCAGCGCCGGCTTGGCGAGGTGCTCCATTTTCAGGAACCACTGCATGCTGAGGCGCGGCTCAATAACGGCCTTGGTACGCTCCGAGGTCTGAACGATGCTGGCGTACTCCTCCACCTTCACCAGGTGGCCGGCTTCTTCCAGATCCTTTACAATGTTGCGGCGCGCGGCAAAGCGGTCCTGGCCTACGTAAAGCACCGCCTTTTCATTCAGCGAGCCATCGTTGTTCAGGATGTCTATAACCGGCAGGCTGTGCTTTACACCCAGCTCGTAGTCGTTCAGGTCGTGGGCGGGCGTCACTTTCAGGGCACCCGTACCGAAGTCGATGCTCACGTACTCGTCCAGAATCACCGGAATCTCGCGGCCCAACAGCGGAATGCGCACTTTCGCGCCGTGCAGGTGGGTATAGCGCGGGTCGTTGGGGTTCACGGCCACGGCCACGTCGGCCATAATGGTTTCCGGGCGCGAGGTAGCCACGGTCAGGAACTGACCGTCCTGGCCTACTACTTCATAACGTAAGTAGTACATCTTGGCCATCACGTCCTTCGGAATTACTTCCTCGTCGCTTACAGCTGTCTGGCCCAATGGGTCCCAGTTCACCATCCGGATGCCGCGGTAAATCAGGCCTTTCTGATGCAGATCCACGAATACGCGCAGTACCGCCTCGGTGAGTTCGGGCTCCATCGTGAAGCGCGTCCGGTCCCAGTCGCAGGAGGCGCCTAGTTGCTTAAGCTGCTCCAGAATGATGCCGCCGTACTTCTCTTTCCAGGCAAAGGCGTGGCCTAGGAACTCCTCGCGGGTGAGGTCCTTCTTCTCGATTCCCTGCTCCTTCAGCAAGGCCACAACCTTAGCTTCGGTGGCAATGGAGGCGTGGTCGGTGCCGGGCACCCAGCACGCTTCCTTGCCCTGCATGCGCGCCCGGCGCACCAGCACATCCTGAATGGTATTGTTCAGCATGTGGCCCATGTGCAGCACGCCCGTCACGTTGGGCGGCGGAATCACGACCGAATACGGCTGCTTGCGGGGGTTTGCTTTGGCTTTGAAGAAGCCCTGCTCCTGCCAGCGCTGATACCATTTGGCTTCAACGTCGGCGGGGGTATAGGTTTTGGCGATAGACATCGTCGGAGGGAATCAGTTCAGAATAGGGGCAAAAGTAGGCATTTCGGGCGGGGCGGGAAATGCTGCGGCTTTCGGCCAGGGAAGTGGCCTAGCTGAACGCCTCCTGAGAGGTTTGCGGCCTGCGGGTCAGCCTGGGCCGGATAGGCGGCACGCTGCTATCAATACGGGCCTTAAAATGATTCTGGAGCACCTGACAACCTGTATGGCAGCTCCTTGCCAACCCAACTTCTTCATTGATGCATCATATTTCCCGTGGTACTTAGCTGACACGAAAACTAAACCGTATAAGGCCGCAGACTCAGCAAGGCCCTACGCAAGCCGCTAGGCCACCTACAGGAGCATCAATTTTGTATTTACCCATTTCAAGCTCTATATCCTTTCCTAGATGAGCAAGTCTAAAACACCCTCCACCCCAACCAACGCTAAGCTCGACGAGTTGGCGCAGAACCGCGAAGACAGCACCGGCCAGCTGCTAACCACCAATCAGGGCCTACGCGTCAACGACGACCAGAATTCCCTGAAAGCCGGCGAGCGGGGGCCAACGCTACTAGAAGACTTTATTCTCCGCGAAAAAATCACCCACTTCGACCATGAGCGGATTCCGGAGCGCGTGGTGCATGCCCGCGGCGTGGCGGCCCACGGCTATTTCGAGGCCTACGATACCGGCTCCCAGTATTCCAAAGCCGATTTCCTGAAGGCCGGTACCCGCACACCGGTATTCACGCGCTTTTCTACCGTGGCGGGTTCGCGCGGCTCCAGCGACCTGGCCCGCGACGTGCGCGGCTTTGCCGTGAAATTCTATACCCAACAGGGGGTATTTGATCTGGTGGGCAATAACATGCCGGTATTCTTTATTCAGGATGCCATCAAGTTCCCGGATTTCGTGCATGCCGTGAAGCCGGAGCCGCACAACGAGATTCCGCAGGCGGCCTCGGCCCACAATACCTTTTGGGACTTCGTTTCCATCAATCCAGAGGCTACGCACATGGTGCTGTGGGCTATGTCGGATAGGGCTATTCCGCGCAGCTTGCGCATGATGGAGGGCTTTGGGGTGCACACCTTCCGGCTGATTGATGCGGCCGGGAAAGCCCGTTTCGTAAAATTCCATTGGAAACCGAAGCTCGGCACCCACTCCGTGGTGTGGGATGAGGCCCTGCAGATTTCCGGCAAAGACCCCGACTTCCATCGCCGCGACCTGTGGAATGCCATTGAGGACGGCGCCTACCCCGAGTGGGAATTGGGCGTACAGATTGTGGAGGAGGAAGATGAAATGAAGTTCGATTTCGACCTGCTGGACGCTACCAAGCTGATTCCGGAGGAACTGGTGCCCGTAACCATACTCGGTAAAATGGTGCTCGACCGCAACCCCGATAACTACTTCGCCGAAACCGAGCAGGTCGCCTTCCACCTGGGCCACGTGGTACCGGGCATCGACTTCAGCAACGACCCGCTGCTCCAGGGCCGGCTGTTTTCCTATACCGATACGCAGCTCAAGCGCCTGGGCGGCCCGAATTTCCACGAAATTCCGATTAACCGCTCCCTCTCTCCCATCCACAACGGGCAGCGCGATGGCCACATGCGCCAGCAGATCAACGTAGGCCAGACCAGCTACAGCCCTAATCTGGTCAACGATAATTCGCCCCGCCAGGCCAAGCAATCAGAAGGCGGGTTTGCCAGCTACCAGGAGCGCGTGGATGGCAACAAGGTGCGCGCCCGCAGCCAGAGCTTCAAAGACCACTACAGCCAGGCCCGCTTGTTCTGGAACAGCCAGAGCGCCCCGGAGAAGGCCCACATTGTGAAAGCCCTGCGCTTTGAGCTGGGCAAAGTGGAGCTGGAATCTATCCGGGAGCGGATGCTGGTGCAGCTAAGCCAGGTAGATGATTCGCTGGCTTCCCGCGTGGCCGAAGGCCTAGGCCTGTCGGTGCCCTCAGCGAAAGGCGTTCAGCTGAATCTGGCCGTTCCCGCCGATGCCGATCCGGCCACGTACCAATCGGTACCGGTGAAGGACAAACAAGCGTCTTCGCCTGCTCTGAGCATCGCCGTCGATAGCCCCATTAATGCCGGCAAAACCAGCATTGCCACCCGCCAGGTAGCTATTCTGGCGGCCGATGGTGTAGACGGTGCCGCCATTGCCAGCCTGAAAAAAGCGCTGGAAGCGGCAGGTGCCAAAGCGAAGCTGGTGGCCCCGCGCCTAGGCCAGTTGCGGCCAGCCAACGGTGACACCCTGACCATCGATTTCAGCCTGCAAACCACGGCTTCTGTGATGTTCGATGCGGTATTTGTGCCCGGTGGCGAGAAGAGCGTGCAAACCCTACGCCAACAGCCCGACGCGGTGCATTTCATCAATGAGGCCTACAAGCACTGCAAACCTATTGCCGCCTCAGGAGCGGGCGTTGAGCTGCTGAAAGCCGCTGCGTATGCCGGCGCCGAAGACATCCTGACCGGCGACGGAGTACTACTAAGCAAAGACGGTGAAGCTGCCCCTATCGATTCCTTTCTGAAAGCCATGGCCCAACACCGCTTCTGGAGCCGCGAGATGAAAGCCGAGCCGAAAGTCTAGGCCAGCACTGAGCGGCCTGAATCCCACATTATGCCGGGCAGAGTTGCAGTAGCCGGTGTGCAGCGTTTGGGCAATAGCCCGGCGCCAGCACCCGAGGTATTGCAGCTCCGTCCGGCATGATGCGTTAGTGGCATAGAGCCCGGTGAAGCGGGGCCGCGAAAAAAACAGTAAAGCACAACGCTAGAATTTCCCGTTTACCGTATGAGTAGCACAGCATTTGCTTTAATGTAGTTTTAATCTACACCCCAATCGGATTTCCTCATGCGTTTACGTATTGTTCTCTTTCTTTTTGCGCTGCTGACAGCGGCCGGAGCCCATGCCCAATCAACGGCAGCTACCTGGAACTCCGACCTGACCGCCGCGCTGCAGCAGGCCAAAGCCACCAACAAGCCCATACTGGCCGTTTTTTCGGGCTCCGATTGGTGCAAGCCCTGCATCATGCTCAAGCAGGAAGTATTTGACAAGTCCGAGTTTGAGCAGTTTGCCAAGGATAAGTTTGTGCTGACGCGCTTCGACTTTCCGCGCAGCAAAAAGAACAAGCTGCCGGCCAACCAAACCAAAATCAATGAGCAGGCCGCCGCTCAGTTCAATAAGGAAGGCTCTTTCCCACTGGTTGTCCTGATTTCGCCAGAGGGCAAAGTGCTGGCCAAAACCGGCTACCGCCCCGGCGGCGTAGCTGCCTACGACGCCCACCTCACGCAATTGCTGGCTAAAAAATAAGCCTTGTGCCTTACCTGCTGAACTGGCCTTGCGCGCTGCGCTCAAAGGCCCTTCTGTTGCTTACTACTGGCCTACTAGCAGGTAGCACTGTGGCCGCAGCCCAAACCAAACCCGCTCCGGCCAAGCCGCGCAACTTCACCCGTTCGGCCCACCTGATGGGCTCCCATTTTACCTTCACGGCCGTTTCCAGTGATGATTCGCTGGCGTGGCGCGCTATTCGGGCGGGCATCCGGGAGGCCAGCCGCATCGACCGGCTGTGCTCCTACTGGGACTCTACTTCGCAAATTACGCAGGTAAACCGCGCGGCTGGCCTACGCCCCGTGGTGGTAGATCAGGAAGTGTACGACCTGATTGCACGCACGCTCAAACTCTCCGAGCTCAGCGGCGGCGCCTTTGACATCACCTTCGCCGGGGGCGAGAAGATCTATAAGTTCGACCGTCAGGAGCATGCCGCTTTACCGGCACCGGAAGTGGTGAAAGCCTCGGTGGCGCGCATCAGCTACAAAAAGGTACTCCTCGACCCTGCCCAACACTCTGTGATGCTCCAGGACAAAGGCATGCGCATGAACCTGGCCGGCATTCTGCAGGGCTACGGCGTGCGGCGCGCCCAGGCCCTGATGAAGCAGATGGGCATCCGGGGCGGCCTCATCAACGGTTCCGGCGACGTATCGTGCTGGGGTAAGCAGGCGGATGGCTCCGGCTGGCGCATCGCCATCGGCGACCCGGCTTTTCCGCAGTCGGTGTCGTCGTGGCTGACGGTGTCGGACATGGCTGTCGTCACGGCCGGCAACTACGAGCAGTATTTCACGGTGAAGGGCCAGTACTACGGCCACATCATCAACCCCCACACCGGCTACCCTGCTATTGGCCTACGCTCCGTCACTATCATCTGCCCCGATGTCGAGCTGGCCGATGGCCTCGATGAAGTGGTATTTGTGCTGGGTCCCGAAGAAGGCCTGGCGTTTATCAACCGTCTCAAAGGCGTGGACTGTACGCTCATCACCAACGATGGCCGCACGCTAGCTTCTAAAGGCATGCAGGTCAATTATTACCATAACGCTGGCGCGCCTACTTCGGCCGCTACATCTGCTCCCAAACCATGACCTATTCTACCCTGACCCGACTGGCCCTGAGTGGCCTAGTGCTACTCAGTGGCAGTGGCCTTACTGGCTGCGTATCGGTAGCGGCCTACCAGAAAGTGTACCTCAACGACGAGGACATGAAGCTGGCCAATAAGCGCATTGAGGTGTACGAAACCAACTTTGAAAGCTACCGCGAAGGCGCTGGCGGCGCCAACGGCGGCAAAGTAGGCGGCGGCTGCGGCTGCAATTAATCTTCTACCTCCCTGACCTCTCCCCTCATGCCCCGCTTCTACCCTTCCCTCACCGCCGCGCTGGTGCTGCTGCCCGTGCTGGCCTGGTCGCAGGCCACGCCCACGCCGAACCGCGTAGATGGCTACGGCGCCCCCTCTACTACCGTTCCGAGTCCGCCCGACCCCAGCAACCACGGCGAAACCGAGGTGAACATTCTCACGAGCTACTACTCACAGGATGGCAACCACAGCGCCGTGGAAGGCGGCCAAGGCACCCAGCAGCTCACCGACCTCACGCCGACCATCATCCTGAACGTGCCCCTCGACTCGGTGACGCGCGTATCAGCCAACCTGGGCATGGACTACTACGCCTCCGCCTCCACCGACCGGATTGACCAGGTGCTGTCCTCGCCGTCTTCCCACGACTCGCGCTACCACCTCGACCTGGGACTCTCGCGCCAGCTCGCCGATAAGCGCACCATTGTGGGCGTGGGCGCCGGTTTTTCTAAGGAATACGATTATATCTCGGGAAACGTCACGGCTTCGTGGGCCCATGCTTCCGTTGACGGAAACCGGGAGCTGAGCGTTGGCGCGCAGGCTTTTTTCGATAGGGCTACCCTTATTCTGCCGGTAGAACTGCGCCGCGGTGGCGGCGGAGAACACGGCTCGGGTTTCGATACGCGCCAGAGCTACAACCTCAACATCGTCTACTCGCAAGTGATCAGCCAGCGCCTGCAGCTGGCCGTGAGCACCGAGCTAGTGGCTCAGCGTGGGCTGCTGAGCACGCCCTTCCATCGGGTGTATTTCCGCGAGACCGGCGGCTCATTTGGCACGGCCCGGACGGAACTGCTGCCGCGCCAGCGCTACAAATACCCGGTAGGCCTACGCGCCACCTACTATGCCACAGATCTGGTACAGGTGCGCAGTTTCTACCGTTTCTATAACGATAACTTCGGCATCAGGGCCAATACAATTGAGCTGGAGACTCCCTTGAAGGTGACGCCCTTTTTTGTGCTCTATCCGTTCTACCGCTACCATACCCAAACGGCCGCCAAGTACTTCGCGCCCTATCTGGAGCACTCCATTCAGGACGAGTTTTATACCTCCGACTACGACCTAGCGGCCTTCTCCTCCAACAAGATAGGCCTAGGTCTGCGCTACTCGCCCGTGTACGGTATCGGGCGCTTCAAAACGCCCTTCGGGGGCCGCGTGGCCAAGTTCAAAGCCCTGGACCTACGCTACGCCTACTACCGCCAGAGCACTGGTCTCACCGCCAGCCTAATCAGCGCCGACTTATCGTTTACCATGCCATAGCGTCGAGTCAGCTTTAAACACCTAGGCCACTTTGCACTGTTGCAAAGTGGCCTAGGCGCTTTTTGGGGCATAAGGCAGTGGAATGGTGCTTCTGTTTCATAGCGGTGAAACACTCCAATGGAACCAATCATCAGGGATCATTTGTATACATGAAC
Proteins encoded in this window:
- a CDS encoding DUF3570 domain-containing protein; protein product: MPRFYPSLTAALVLLPVLAWSQATPTPNRVDGYGAPSTTVPSPPDPSNHGETEVNILTSYYSQDGNHSAVEGGQGTQQLTDLTPTIILNVPLDSVTRVSANLGMDYYASASTDRIDQVLSSPSSHDSRYHLDLGLSRQLADKRTIVGVGAGFSKEYDYISGNVTASWAHASVDGNRELSVGAQAFFDRATLILPVELRRGGGGEHGSGFDTRQSYNLNIVYSQVISQRLQLAVSTELVAQRGLLSTPFHRVYFRETGGSFGTARTELLPRQRYKYPVGLRATYYATDLVQVRSFYRFYNDNFGIRANTIELETPLKVTPFFVLYPFYRYHTQTAAKYFAPYLEHSIQDEFYTSDYDLAAFSSNKIGLGLRYSPVYGIGRFKTPFGGRVAKFKALDLRYAYYRQSTGLTASLISADLSFTMP
- a CDS encoding DUF4266 domain-containing protein, producing MTYSTLTRLALSGLVLLSGSGLTGCVSVAAYQKVYLNDEDMKLANKRIEVYETNFESYREGAGGANGGKVGGGCGCN
- a CDS encoding thioredoxin family protein is translated as MRLRIVLFLFALLTAAGAHAQSTAATWNSDLTAALQQAKATNKPILAVFSGSDWCKPCIMLKQEVFDKSEFEQFAKDKFVLTRFDFPRSKKNKLPANQTKINEQAAAQFNKEGSFPLVVLISPEGKVLAKTGYRPGGVAAYDAHLTQLLAKK
- a CDS encoding valine--tRNA ligase, whose amino-acid sequence is MSIAKTYTPADVEAKWYQRWQEQGFFKAKANPRKQPYSVVIPPPNVTGVLHMGHMLNNTIQDVLVRRARMQGKEACWVPGTDHASIATEAKVVALLKEQGIEKKDLTREEFLGHAFAWKEKYGGIILEQLKQLGASCDWDRTRFTMEPELTEAVLRVFVDLHQKGLIYRGIRMVNWDPLGQTAVSDEEVIPKDVMAKMYYLRYEVVGQDGQFLTVATSRPETIMADVAVAVNPNDPRYTHLHGAKVRIPLLGREIPVILDEYVSIDFGTGALKVTPAHDLNDYELGVKHSLPVIDILNNDGSLNEKAVLYVGQDRFAARRNIVKDLEEAGHLVKVEEYASIVQTSERTKAVIEPRLSMQWFLKMEHLAKPALEVVENDTIKLHPAKFKNTYRVWMENVHDWCISRQLWWGQQIPAYYLPDGTYVVALTPAEALERAREQSGNAELQLSDLRQDEDVLDTWFSSWLWPISVFDGFKDPDNADINYFYPTNDLVTGPDILFFWVARMIMAGLEFRKEIPFRNVYLTGIVRDAQGRKMSKQLGNSPDPLDLIKQFGADGVRTGMLFSAPAGNDLLYDEKLVEQGRNFCNKLWNAFRLTQGWEVDAALPFANEKAVEWFSAKLQASLAEMDEHFEKFRMSDALMTVYKLVWDDFCSVYLEMIKPAYQAPIDPETLRLTTGFLETLLKLLHPFMPFITEEIWHELAERGPKDYVCVAAWPKQQPVAGAPELLARMEKALDIVAGVRNIRNQKGLGPNKPLTLAAKTDDAELLLANDAIIRKLASLTEISVVEAAPAASVGFVSGGAEFFVPLEGQIDLGAEKERLSKELEYAQGFRDSVLKKLANEKFVANAKADLVERERQKLADAESKITALEQSLAAL
- a CDS encoding FAD:protein FMN transferase yields the protein MPYLLNWPCALRSKALLLLTTGLLAGSTVAAAQTKPAPAKPRNFTRSAHLMGSHFTFTAVSSDDSLAWRAIRAGIREASRIDRLCSYWDSTSQITQVNRAAGLRPVVVDQEVYDLIARTLKLSELSGGAFDITFAGGEKIYKFDRQEHAALPAPEVVKASVARISYKKVLLDPAQHSVMLQDKGMRMNLAGILQGYGVRRAQALMKQMGIRGGLINGSGDVSCWGKQADGSGWRIAIGDPAFPQSVSSWLTVSDMAVVTAGNYEQYFTVKGQYYGHIINPHTGYPAIGLRSVTIICPDVELADGLDEVVFVLGPEEGLAFINRLKGVDCTLITNDGRTLASKGMQVNYYHNAGAPTSAATSAPKP
- the katE gene encoding catalase HPII; protein product: MSKSKTPSTPTNAKLDELAQNREDSTGQLLTTNQGLRVNDDQNSLKAGERGPTLLEDFILREKITHFDHERIPERVVHARGVAAHGYFEAYDTGSQYSKADFLKAGTRTPVFTRFSTVAGSRGSSDLARDVRGFAVKFYTQQGVFDLVGNNMPVFFIQDAIKFPDFVHAVKPEPHNEIPQAASAHNTFWDFVSINPEATHMVLWAMSDRAIPRSLRMMEGFGVHTFRLIDAAGKARFVKFHWKPKLGTHSVVWDEALQISGKDPDFHRRDLWNAIEDGAYPEWELGVQIVEEEDEMKFDFDLLDATKLIPEELVPVTILGKMVLDRNPDNYFAETEQVAFHLGHVVPGIDFSNDPLLQGRLFSYTDTQLKRLGGPNFHEIPINRSLSPIHNGQRDGHMRQQINVGQTSYSPNLVNDNSPRQAKQSEGGFASYQERVDGNKVRARSQSFKDHYSQARLFWNSQSAPEKAHIVKALRFELGKVELESIRERMLVQLSQVDDSLASRVAEGLGLSVPSAKGVQLNLAVPADADPATYQSVPVKDKQASSPALSIAVDSPINAGKTSIATRQVAILAADGVDGAAIASLKKALEAAGAKAKLVAPRLGQLRPANGDTLTIDFSLQTTASVMFDAVFVPGGEKSVQTLRQQPDAVHFINEAYKHCKPIAASGAGVELLKAAAYAGAEDILTGDGVLLSKDGEAAPIDSFLKAMAQHRFWSREMKAEPKV